AGACCACAAATTCCTCAGTTTCCAATCATACCATGCATAAATCTGCAGCTtatgtatgattttggagaaTTTAGAATACATCCCCACCCCCCACTCGACAAATTCTGGCACACATACATGTGTGAAAGATGACATACTAGTACCTGTATCGGAATCATCTGGGTggcataatttttcaatccaGCAACCTTCCACCCATCCAGTCTTCAAGAACATTTGGAGTTTGCATCCGTTGGATGATTCATGAAGTTTGGTATTGGTCCAATCACCAACTCTAGTGAATATAAATATCTGGAGGTGGTACTTCAGGgatctgaaaaattaaattaggatGTATATTAAACTCAATATGATTGTTTACAGATCATCAGCAGTATAAAGTCCTGAATTTGATGCTTGATATCATCAGATGCCAAATCAATCCAAAAATTTTGCATGGAGGTTCTACAATGCTTTAGTATTAGGATGAGGTTCACAATTCTTGCGTCTGCACccaatcaatttaataatctatCCCTATTTCCCGAGCAAGGAAACCTAAGATCAGGTTCGATCCATGTATAAAAGCATAATGTAACTGTTCACCTCTCCAACATTCCATTTCCATTCAGCTTTTGTCCAAATGCTATCATCCACATTAGGATTTGCTGGCAAGTTATCACTGCACGAGAAATAAAAGCAGTTATAACACATAAAAAGCAAGAAACTAGTATTTCGATAACTAACTATTTTCAGTACACAGGTCTGTGGAAATCCAATGTGACCATATTATTGGACAAAATGGTGCCcctcataataataaaagatgcTTAAGATGAAAAGTTCTCTATTTGCATTGCATCCAAATGCAGCATTGGCGCACAAGTTCAGATTGTAGCACTTTAATGCGGTCGGTCTattcattataattagttTCCAACTATACAAGAGAAGCATGTTCAAAAGATCAGTGGGAGAACTTACTTAAGCTGGATGCTGGACTGTCCAATAGCACTTGAAGCCGAATTGGGTCCATTAGAGACAAAGTCCAACTGTTTACCAAACGCACTTCCTGTCGGTATGTTCGCAAAAGTTGAAAAAGGATTGCTGTGAGCATTTATTGCACTGCTGGTGGAGCTTGCTGAACCAAAGAAGGGCCTTTGAACCGATTGTTGAGGAACTTGACTACCGGAGGTGCCTACTACATAGCACGCAGCAGATCAGTGCATGAAGATTAAGTTACTACGACAGCACAAAATGGTGCCAAACAGTACCTGAACTGTTAAAAGGTGAATTGTTCATCTGAAACATGTTAGACGGCTGACTATTGTTCTGGAAGATACTTGATTGCCCAAAGGTATAATTAGGCACAGCAGCAGACCTAGAGGCAGCATGAAAAGAGAGCAATTCAAAGTAAGCCAAACAAATGCAAACAAATGGATAAtggaaacaataaaaaaaaagtagttccCTCCTTTCAGACCCTGTATTTAGGGATGCAGTCAATTGACCAAAATTTGATGCTGGAGGAGGCACAACATTGTTGATATTAGGAGCATTTAAACTGCCTCCACCAAATGGATTCTGAGTGCTCGGAGTACCAAATGGATTCTGAGTGCTAGGAGTACCAAAAGGGGAAACTGTGTGAGGTTTCTGTACAAGGTTCTGAAATTCAACTAACTTGGAATTTAGCAAGCTCCTTTCTCTCTCAATCTGAAAGCAAGAACCAATTTTACCAAGGAACATAAATTAACTGATTCTAGAacatgaaaagaagaaaagaaagtcaACGCAAGTATGATAAGACCTCAATATAGGAAATTGCTAAAAGAAGTTGGGCATGCTAGCCAAAATCGTTAAGATCAGAAAATGTTAAACATAAAcccaaaaaatgaaaccacTGAAACTGAATTTGAAGTCCAAACTCTCTCAAAAGGATACTTATAGTTGCTTATATTACTACATAGTTCTATTAATGTATACTACCAATATCTTCAAGATGAAAGCTTCTTGAGAGATGAAATCACAAGTAAGCAAATGCAACTGTCTTACAATGAACTGCAAGCTTTTTCCTTGTTTTGCATCATCATATGCTAACGCACGCAACTCTTCGCAGCTGATGTCACCGACAATGTCACAGGGACCACTGCAAATGAAAATCCATTCtagtcataaaaaatataaaacagagTTGTAACTTAAAATCACAGCAAAAACATTGCAAGTTGAGATGTACGATAAACTGCTAATAATATTCAAAGTAATTAGGTTTCTTTCCtgttttatgaaatataagtCATCCAAAATAAGTTGCCAGAACATAAGtatctataaatatacattaatgCATGTCATGTAGGATGAAGGCATGAAGCAAGTTGGAACATACTTTCTATTGTGACCATAACAAGTAAGCTTCCACAGGGGCTTCTCATTTTCAAGATCTTCCATTATCACGCGTCTGCAGGACTCAGAATCCGTGCACCTTTGCATGCATCAAAACCACATCCATCAATCCCATATAAGCTAAGTATATAGAGAAATGAATAACCTTTAAAAACTGAAGACCAAATAGATTCACTCACTTATGATTAGGAGCTTGTGGCTGATTTTCAGATTGCCGTGAAGCAGAGGCACTACTGCTGTTTATGGGAGAGAAACGAGTCCACTTATTCTCGAATGGCTGGAGCCaaagaaatcaacaaaaacCAACAACTATGAGTACATGGCATACACCAATGTATTAGAAACCAAATCTCTTGGCAATTTAAAAGATGATTAACCTGCCACGAACTCACATGTCATTTCCAAGTACAAGAGCAATAAGAAGCGATAATCAAGCAGGGGAGAACCTTGAATTGATTTGGTTGAGATCCAAAATTATTGGCCCCTCTTAGCTGATTATTGTTCTGAACACCAAAACCAAAGGGGTTGGGCATCTGTTGTTGCTGATTTGTGCGCTGAAATGTTGCACTAGTTTGCATGCCAAATCCAAAAGGATTggtttttgattgttggggCGAGGGTGAGGCATGAAGGAACTTACAGCGATCACCATACTGACAACTGGAAGAAACACCCAAAAATTAGATTATGCCACATGAATGCATCGATAGACCTATGAAACCAGTCATATATTTGTCCCCAATAGCATGCAACatactatataaaatatctaagTAGCTGATAAAGGAAACATAGAAACcataaagatgaaaatttgTAACAGAGTGCAATGAAGAACTATAGTTTCATGCTACACAAATTCAAAAGGAAACTGATAGCTACCAATATCTCACTCTTCTATGATCTTTGTTTAGTGACAATCTATATTGGAGATAGATAGTTGGCTAGTTTGGTATAAGGCATGAAGTCTTCTAGGAATTTCCCTTCTTTTGAACTTTTTAGTTGAATAAAGATGGTGCTGCGGTTGCTGAAGGCCTTTTCCTTTTGACCTCGAGATATTGCTCTTTTGCAGTATAAAGTGATActatcttttatttgaaagatTCAGAATCCTTCAACATCAAAGCACATTCATGAAAGTTTATGAGTCTTTATTGGTCCAAAACCCCCTCCCATCCAGTTATTTCAACTGTACGGGCAAAAAAGTTTAAACTTTATGTGACCACTGACTTAGTGTAGATATCATCAATTTCCTACCGATCAAGCTCCCAACAAAAGGAGATAGACAATAAGTTGCCCAGGTAAGCAAAGTACGATTCAATCACCATCATtagcaaacaagaaaaatacaaagctTTATAGTACTACAATTAAGTTATAACAAAGAATCCGGCAACAAATGTACTGACAAAGTAACATCGAAACAGCTCTTAATCCTTCTTGAAACATAAAGTTCAATTTTCCACCAACAGTATATTGATATCTTCAATCACAGATTAAGATGGCAATCTAAACTAACAGAATCCAAAACCCAGAAACAATTAGGAACATAAAGAGGTGCAGACGATGATTAATtagaaaacacaaacacacacctgCCACGCTGAAAATTCCTACAGAGCTCCTTCCTTGGAGGCATGATTCTAGGGTTTAAACTGGAAGATTCAGTCAAATCGAGTGTAGTTTGGGAGGGAATATTGAAACTGGGTAGTACAGAGTTGTGAGAAAACTGGCTCGCACTGTTGGGCCTTTGGGCTgataacaaattcaattaaaattatggtaTTGATTTATATCACTAATGCATTTGCCCAATTGGCTCGATCAtcgcataattgattatgaaataattaattttaaaaagagtgTTTCTTGAGtttactattttataattgattatacgAATGTAGGTTGTAGCTCAACTCCGAAACTAACTTATTATTAGGATTAATGGATTAATTAGGATATTATTTATCAggcataatatataattagataaaaaaataataatagtatgaTCGAAAGTTACAAATTTTAGCTTTTATCACAACGTAGTCTTCAAGAAATCTTAATTCATAAAGTTATTAGAAAAAGATGGGGTGgacgaaataaaaaaattacgtcTGCACTCGATAAATTGATAAACTGCTCAATGGCAGGGGCAAATTGCAAACAAAAActttatgatattaattaataaaaataaaaaatacactaactaaaaagtttaataatattaaaaaattatgtatggaataaataactaactaaatataaaattaaaatgtttagTAATAGTTATGCTGTATTCTTTACTTATATGTATTGAATAAATGATATAATGCACAAATATcatattcttttcttaaacatgtattttttactttatggtttttttttttcatgtctTCTGCATAAAATGGAcattaaaatgtaattaaaaatatatatgattatggTTCATAGACAGTGATAATTACTCtatgaaaactatttttatgcaAATATTGCAATAACTTTACCCACAGTGTTCCTATCCCTGAAGTTGGTAGccaaaactttaaaaaaatatatataagaaaaaaaaataaaaagaaattcaagctATTTATACGcgtaaaattcaaactatttaactttttatcgGGAACCTTGTAATAATAGTAGAATTTCATCAAACGaaccaataaaataaactccttttgtaaatatatgaaattttaaaaaataataatatgagtAGAGACATTTAACCTTGAGGTACTTGATTCTGACTTCATCTAACTTGTGGGCATAATTgtgtttataaattacaacctAGTATGAGTACCAAATTGAATGTATACACTTTATGTGTATACAAAGTGAAGAATCCACAATggaagattaaatatatttaataattggtTAAATTATCACCTCTCAATCAAGAGATTATAAGGTAGATATGACTGAAGCATGAAGGCCTGAACACGTGAGATGCACGTGCTCAGCaaactctaattttttttttctgttttaaaagataattatttattttgggtCTGGGATTGAAATATGGGAATTAGGGTTTTACAGGATTAAAGAAGAGGAGAAGGAAAGAGAATAGAAGACCGTTTGATTTTTGACGGAATGGGAGAGAGATTGAGGATATATGTAGGGGGACTGGGATCGAGTGTGCAGGAAGATGATCTGAGGAAGACTTTCACCTCGCCGCTGTTGGGCGCCGTGGAATCCGTAGAAATTATTCGTAGCAAAGGTCGGAGCTTTGCGTACTTGGTTTTCGTACCCGCTTCAGATAAAGGCCTCGCCAAGCTTTTCAGTACGGTATGTTTgctgtgtgtatatgtgtctCTTTCTCTccatgtatatgtgtgtacTATGATGTATTGATACGTCATAATGTGGGTGTCTCCTGCGTGTATACGATGTTGCGTGTACAAATTTATAGTTGAGCAAAATACGTTGATAA
This Sesamum indicum cultivar Zhongzhi No. 13 linkage group LG5, S_indicum_v1.0, whole genome shotgun sequence DNA region includes the following protein-coding sequences:
- the LOC105161976 gene encoding zinc finger CCCH domain-containing protein 46 isoform X2, which encodes MPPRKELCRNFQRGSCQYGDRCKFLHASPSPQQSKTNPFGFGMQTSATFQRTNQQQQMPNPFGFGVQNNNQLRGANNFGSQPNQFKPFENKWTRFSPINSSSASASRQSENQPQAPNHKCTDSESCRRVIMEDLENEKPLWKLTCYGHNRNGPCDIVGDISCEELRALAYDDAKQGKSLQFIIERERSLLNSKLVEFQNLVQKPHTVSPFGTPSTQNPFGTPSTQNPFGGGSLNAPNINNVVPPPASNFGQLTASLNTGSAAVPNYTFGQSSIFQNNSQPSNMFQMNNSPFNSSGTSGSQVPQQSVQRPFFGSASSTSSAINAHSNPFSTFANIPTGSAFGKQLDFVSNGPNSASSAIGQSSIQLNDNLPANPNVDDSIWTKAEWKWNVGEIPEVPPPDIYIH
- the LOC105161976 gene encoding zinc finger CCCH domain-containing protein 46 isoform X1; amino-acid sequence: MPPRKELCRNFQRGSCQYGDRCKFLHASPSPQQSKTNPFGFGMQTSATFQRTNQQQQMPNPFGFGVQNNNQLRGANNFGSQPNQFKPFENKWTRFSPINSSSASASRQSENQPQAPNHKCTDSESCRRVIMEDLENEKPLWKLTCYGHNRNGPCDIVGDISCEELRALAYDDAKQGKSLQFIIERERSLLNSKLVEFQNLVQKPHTVSPFGTPSTQNPFGTPSTQNPFGGGSLNAPNINNVVPPPASNFGQLTASLNTGSAAVPNYTFGQSSIFQNNSQPSNMFQMNNSPFNSSVGTSGSQVPQQSVQRPFFGSASSTSSAINAHSNPFSTFANIPTGSAFGKQLDFVSNGPNSASSAIGQSSIQLNDNLPANPNVDDSIWTKAEWKWNVGEIPEVPPPDIYIH